CTGGCCTTGGACTGGAGTAGTAAACCTTTAGCCACCATAAAAAACTTGTATAGTCAGGTATACTACACcacaaggacctttttctttgcATAAAGAACAAATGAACTCTGCTGAAAATATTGATATTTGATACATTTAAGAACTCCTATGCTAAGTTGCCTTCAGATGTAAAGGACGGTAGAGAAACAGAGATCATCTCATACCTCCCATATTCGCAATCTCTTGTTGGATTAATAGTAACTTTAAATTTCAAAGGACTGTTATTCTCCTGTTGCAGTAGCAACTTCAGTAAAATTAACCAAACCAAATAGAAATTTGATCCTACATcgaatttattattttctttcaattcctttTCCTCGTTGGTGCTTGATGTGTCAGTGGCTGCAATACCTTCCCCAGCAGCACTATGAAGCACAGTCCTTTCAGCCGTGCCATTCCTTCGGCAAACTAAATTTGGAGCATGATCTTTTCCCTCCTTCAGCCTTTTATAGCAAGAGAGCACTTCCTCAGCTCTGATGTTTCCAAACAACACTTCAGCTGCCTTGTTTTTAACAAGAAGTGGAGCGTACATTGAAGCATCCCACACATATAGCTGCAACATTGAGATAGTAAATTTTAAAAGAACTTCCAAATAAACAAACATAAACCAAGAATAAGAGGTTAGGTGCACTTTGGCACTGCAGCTAATTTCTGCTCCAAAGTAGATATCTCACCCCTGTTCATCATTATAATTGCGTGATTGAAATGTCAATGAATTTGAAAAATCATCTGTGATACTGGTGTCAGCTAGAGTGAAGTTTAAGtaccagaataaaacataaaaaAATCAGGTGCCGATCACCACGGTATGGAAGGAAAACCGCAATATAAGCAGTAATGGTGAAAAAGTTTTCTGGAGCTAATTTTTACAAGAACAGAGAATGTTACCAATTGAAAAGAAAATCTTACCATGAAAGGCCGATATATCGTGCTTACAACATGAAGGTGATTGGAACTCTCCTGACAATAGAGTGATGCGGCATTTTTAACACTGCCTAAACTGTTGCAAACCGCGACGATATAGTAGTTGCTAAATGTTACAGGCATATCATCAGCATAGATATGAAAAGGGGACTGGTAAGCTTTTCCTCTTACCTAGATTCGTAACTTAAAGGAGTACCACAGAGATGGCAGCCAGCAGTAATTAGATCGTCAGCCACATCACAATCTGAGTGCATGTATAGTCTCTTGCTAATGAACATGCTTTCAGTAGCCGATTCAGGAAGATGTCTCCACGTAATTGGCAGAAATACTTCACCGACAGATGCATACAAGGTTACCTTGGAGGAATCAGGAAGATTAGATAAATCTTTAAGAGAGACACAACCCTGAGATTTTGTCTCTTCGTGCACTTTCCAATTTATTGATGGCTGTTTCCACTGCGAGTACATGAAGCCAACATTCATATATTTCATAAAGCAAGCCCGATTTACAAATATCGTTCAACTGCAGTCACTTGACAACAGATGTGAAGTAATACATGAGCATGCACCTATCACAGTCATATGGATATCAAATGATCTTGAATAGTAGCATTAAGAAAATACAAATCAGCAATAACAGCCATTTAAAAGCCATAGGTTTCTTCCATCAGAAAAAGGTATAATTCGATGGACTACTTGGACCTCTCCTTATTTTGACAAACATCATAGACCTTTCCACTTTAACAGTAAAAGTAATTGGCTTAATTTCTCCACAACTGGACCATATAACTCACATAGTGATGCACCTCCGACAGAAAAACCCCAGCATAGCATAAGTATTGAACTCAAATCATTAATCTGGAACTttataaaaatttcattttcatagttaagctaaaattaaaaaaaaaatcaaattactctttcctttatttcttggGTAGATACAGTAGCAATTGGGAGAAAAATAGGAGCAAATAATTCAAAACATTTTTATTACATCATTAACTTTTAATGTCCTAGTAGAGACACGGAAATTttctatataaaaaaaactagACTAGAGGAAAGTTTTTAGATATAGGGGATGTCCATTTAGTTTGACTAAACTAGAGTGGAGGTCCAAGTAATTCACCCAAAGTTAATTCATTAATTAAAAAAAGAACGAAAGGCACTTATTGGTTGGTGCAAGATAAAGCAGCCCTGAACTACATAACAGAGGACAAGGGATTCTAAAAATAACTCCTT
This sequence is a window from Nicotiana sylvestris chromosome 3, ASM39365v2, whole genome shotgun sequence. Protein-coding genes within it:
- the LOC104225663 gene encoding uncharacterized protein; translated protein: MAAIVCYGPLIDLSRAAVHIGEYVQLLVLVHNITPIQYKLWRKGGAEVIRTDVQVGDDSRPFFPVSIWQKHLASKFVAGDVILLQNVKITRVGGLIEARTVHCSTLLCVLHSYKSLASKGVDELLLSCRIGVAAKDKLQKIVKWLQQGAAVELNNHQWKQPSINWKVHEETKSQGCVSLKDLSNLPDSSKVTLYASVGEVFLPITWRHLPESATESMFISKRLYMHSDCDVADDLITAGCHLCGTPLSYESSLGSVKNAASLYCQESSNHLHVVSTIYRPFMLYVWDASMYAPLLVKNKAAEVLFGNIRAEEVLSCYKRLKEGKDHAPNLVCRRNGTAERTVLHSAAGEGIAATDTSSTNEEKELKENNKFDVGSNFYLVWLILLKLLLQQENNSPLKFKVTINPTRDCEYGRYEMISVSLPSFTSEGNLA